Proteins from a genomic interval of Physeter macrocephalus isolate SW-GA chromosome 21, ASM283717v5, whole genome shotgun sequence:
- the LOC102988218 gene encoding melanoma-associated antigen B10-like, whose protein sequence is MPRGQKSKLRAREKRRQAREQPSGLVEAQATVPEEEESPSSPSPHFKDVTQSSPATGAPSSLQVSGRVRSATTAAAAVSSIRFNEGADNQGEERPKASQAQDTTQHWPRGPIDKKVVMLVHYLLYKYQMKEPITKADMLRNVIQMYTNHFYEILRKGSEHLELVFGLDVKEMDPNRNTYVLVNKLELSYDAKPSDDREVPKTGVLMTLLGVTFTKGNCATEEQVWEVLNIMGLYAGRNNFIHGEPKKLIAKDLVQERYLEYCHVANSDPPCYEFPWGPKKI, encoded by the coding sequence ATGCCTCGGGGTCAGAAGAGTAAGCTTCGTGCCCGTGAAAAACGCCGCCAGGCTCGAGAACAGCCCAGTGGTCTGGTGGAAGCTCAGGCCACTGTACCAGAGGAAGAAGAGTCCCCTTCTTCCCCATCTCCTCATTTCAAAGATGTTACCCAGAGCTCACCTGCCACTGGAGCACCCAGCAGTCTTCAAGTGTCTGGGAGAGTCCGTTCCGCCaccactgctgctgcagctgttTCAAGCATAAGATTTAACGAAGGTGCCGACAATCAAGGGGAGGAAAGGCCAAAAGCCTCCCAGGCCCAGGATACCACTCAGCACTGGCCCAGAGGCCCTATTGACAAGAAGGTTGTTATGTTGGTGCATTACCTTCTGTACAAGTATCAAATGAAAGAGCCCATTACCAAGGCGGATATGCTGAGAAATGTAATACAGATGTACACAAATCACTTCTATGAGATCCTCAGGAAAGGCTCTGAGCATTTGGAGCTGGTCTTTGGCCTTGATGTGAAGGAAATGGATCCCAACAGGAATACTTACGTCCTTGTCAATAAACTGGAACTAAGCTATGATGCAAAGCCGAGTGATGACAGAGAGGTTCCCAAGACTGGTGTGCTGATGACTCTTCTGGGCGTGACCTTCACGAAGGGCAACTGCGCCACCGAGGAGCAAGTCTGGGAAGTGCTGAATATAATGGGGTTATATGCTGGGAGGAATAACTTCATCCATGGGGAGCCCAAGAAGCTCATCGCCAAAGATTTAGTGCAGGAAAGGTACCTGGAGTACTGCCACGTGGCCAACAGTGATCCTCCATGCTATGAGTTTCCGTGGGGCccgaaaaaaatctag
- the LOC112061834 gene encoding LOW QUALITY PROTEIN: melanoma-associated antigen B10-like (The sequence of the model RefSeq protein was modified relative to this genomic sequence to represent the inferred CDS: inserted 2 bases in 1 codon) encodes MPRGQKSKLCARVKCCQARDEPEDLVGAQATVRVAEEFPSSSPPHCKAIPKTHLLLGHVAIHRVREPELFHTLSPSTEVVILVYYPLYKHQMRAXITKADMLRNIIQTYRNHFLEILKRASEHLEMIFGLDLKEVDPYWHIYVLVNKPEPSYDANLSDDREVPKTGLLMAVLGVILTKGNCATEEQVWQILNVMGLYEGRKHFIFGEPRKLITKDLVWERYLEYCQVPNSDPPCYEFLWGPRAHAETGKMKVLEFVAKIYDTVPTAFPSWYEEALRDEVERARARTAARAGTAALASVRSRAIASSSSHPNRVGGRFFTLLLKREVHILSSKRLGWGCRQHSV; translated from the exons ATGCCTCGGGGTCAGAAGAGTAAGCTCTGTGCCCGTGTGAAATGCTGCCAGGCCCGAGACGAGCCCGAGGATCTGGTAGGTGCTCAGGCCACTGTGAGAGTGGCAGAAGagttcccctcttcctcccctcctcattGCAAAGCTATTCCCAAAACTCACCTATTGCTTGGTCACGTTGCAATCCACAGGGTCAGAGAGCCAGAGCTGTTTCATACACTGAGCCCATCTACAGAGGTGGTTATACTGGTGTACTACCCGCTGTACAAGCATCAAATGAGAGC TATTACCAAGGCAGATATGCTGAGAAATATAATCCAGACGTATAGGAATCACTTCCTTGAGATCCTCAAGAGAGCTTCTGAGCACCTGGAGATGATCTTTGGCCTTGACCTGAAGGAAGTGGATCCCTACTGGCACATCTATGTCCTTGTCAACAAGCCGGAACCAAGCTATGATGCAAACCTGAGCGATGATAGAGAGGTTCCCAAGACAGGCCTGTTGATGGCTGTTCTGGGTGTGATCTTGACTAAGGGCAATTGTGCCACTGAGGAGCAAGTCTGGCAAATATTGAATGTGATGGGGTTATATGAGGGGAGGAAGCACTTCATTTTTGGGGAGCCCAGGAAACTTATCACCAAAGATTTAGTGTGGGAAAGGTACCTGGAGTACTGTCAGGTACCCAACAGCGATCCTCCGTGCTATGAGTTCCTGTGGGGCCCAAGAGCCCACGCTGAAACCGGCAAGATGAAAGTGCTGGAGTTTGTGGCCAAGATCTATGATACGGTCCCCACTGCCTTCCCATCCTGGTATGAAGAGGCTTTGAGAGATGAGGTAGAGAGAGCCCGAGCCAGGACTGCAGCCCGGGCTGGCACTGCTGCCCTGGCCAGCGTGCGCTCCAGGGCCATAGCCAGCAGCTCCTCCCACCCCAATAGAGTCGGAGGCAGATTCTTCACTTTGTTGTTAAAAAGAGAAGTCCACATTCTAAGTAGTAAAAGGTTGGGGTGGGGCTGCAGACAACATAGTGTATaa